From Solidesulfovibrio carbinoliphilus subsp. oakridgensis, the proteins below share one genomic window:
- a CDS encoding IS3 family transposase (programmed frameshift), whose amino-acid sequence MSRQSANEIPTVEMVNMVERRRWPLAEKLRIVEESSRPGMSVSYVARQYGVAPSLLFRWRKLMSEGGKVAVQADEEVVSASENRALKRRVRELERLLGKKTMEVEILKEGIKIARGKKTDLAHAVALRGGFPVKRVAEAFDVARSQLSERLVTGPRNRSPRYSKAQDEVLLPLIREIVDGRLTYGYRRVCALLNRRLVELRQARVNHKRVYRIMRLHGLLLARHTGNRPERSHEGKVITLRRNLRWSADAFEVGCWNGEKVRVVFALDCCDREVMGFTASTCGISGSMVRDLMLECVEKRFGTSRAPHRVEWLTDNGSCFAAKETVEFASWLGLVSRFTPVRSPESNGMAEAFVKTFKRDYVYVHDRPDAQTVLSQLAAWFEDYNEVHPHKGLRMLSPREFIRLSATAGCPVSSVAPCQPWL is encoded by the exons ATGTCCAGACAGAGTGCTAACGAGATTCCCACGGTCGAGATGGTCAACATGGTTGAGCGCCGTCGTTGGCCGTTGGCGGAGAAACTGCGGATCGTGGAGGAGTCGTCCCGGCCAGGGATGAGCGTTTCCTATGTGGCCCGCCAATACGGCGTTGCGCCAAGCCTCCTCTTCCGCTGGAGGAAACTCATGAGCGAGGGCGGCAAGGTAGCGGTTCAGGCAGACGAAGAGGTGGTCAGCGCCTCTGAGAATCGCGCGCTCAAGAGGCGGGTCCGGGAGCTGGAACGACTCCTGGGCAAGAAGACGATGGAAGTGGAAATCCTCAAGGAAGGCATCAAGATCGCGCGCG GAAAAAAAACTGATCTCGCGCACGCCGTTGCCCTTCGAGGAGGATTCCCTGTGAAGCGGGTGGCAGAGGCGTTCGACGTGGCCCGTTCGCAGTTGTCCGAACGACTGGTGACCGGACCAAGGAACCGCTCTCCCCGTTATTCCAAGGCCCAGGACGAAGTCCTGCTGCCTTTGATCCGCGAGATCGTCGACGGGCGGCTGACCTACGGCTACCGGCGGGTGTGCGCCCTCCTGAACCGGCGTCTCGTGGAACTAAGGCAAGCACGAGTGAACCACAAACGCGTGTACCGGATCATGCGGCTCCACGGCCTGCTTTTGGCCAGGCACACGGGCAACAGGCCCGAGCGGTCGCATGAAGGCAAGGTCATCACCCTGCGGCGCAACCTGCGTTGGAGCGCGGACGCTTTCGAGGTCGGCTGCTGGAACGGTGAGAAAGTCCGGGTGGTCTTTGCTCTCGACTGCTGTGACCGCGAGGTCATGGGCTTCACGGCATCGACGTGCGGCATTTCGGGCTCGATGGTGCGCGACCTGATGCTGGAATGCGTGGAAAAGCGATTCGGAACGAGCCGAGCGCCACACCGGGTCGAATGGCTGACCGACAACGGCTCCTGCTTCGCGGCCAAGGAGACTGTGGAATTTGCGTCCTGGCTGGGGCTGGTCAGCCGGTTCACCCCGGTCAGAAGCCCGGAGAGCAACGGCATGGCCGAGGCGTTCGTGAAGACCTTCAAACGCGATTACGTGTATGTCCATGACCGCCCGGACGCGCAGACCGTCCTCAGCCAATTGGCGGCCTGGTTCGAGGACTATAACGAGGTGCACCCCCACAAAGGGCTGCGGATGCTCTCACCCAGGGAGTTTATCCGCTTGTCAGCAACTGCCGGGTGTCCGGTTTCTTCTGTGGCCCCATGTCAACCCTGGCTATGA
- a CDS encoding class I SAM-dependent methyltransferase — MTSKTKVVTVRLTDEQYTFFNDWQKKLQAQTGIEVPMGAVIRRALEGFMHFASSQNRQESPDLREAQDRLQASKEYVTEYNQKMRSDKMTIDNAEYKKGFAEHYEEGRPVWDIGKPQAPFIEIADRIKGPILDVGCGSGSVAVFFAEKGNTVTGIDLVDKAIERARAKAAAKGLNVSFQVKDAFTLIESDWRFPSIIDSGLFHVFARDLERQRLYVEALAHVIEPGGTLYLLAAKDQPEGSIALSGYSHDELVDAFSEGWKFESIKEFMAEVTPEIAEKHPDVEWSTWFAVIKRRV, encoded by the coding sequence ATGACCAGCAAGACAAAAGTTGTCACTGTCAGGCTCACAGATGAACAGTATACGTTTTTTAACGACTGGCAGAAAAAGCTTCAGGCTCAAACAGGGATTGAAGTTCCAATGGGAGCTGTCATTCGCAGAGCTTTAGAAGGTTTTATGCATTTTGCAAGTTCCCAAAATCGCCAGGAATCTCCAGACCTGCGAGAAGCGCAAGACCGGCTACAGGCCTCCAAAGAATACGTGACGGAATACAACCAAAAAATGAGGAGTGACAAAATGACTATTGACAACGCCGAATATAAAAAAGGCTTCGCCGAGCATTACGAGGAAGGCAGGCCGGTTTGGGATATTGGGAAGCCGCAAGCTCCGTTCATCGAAATTGCAGATAGGATAAAAGGCCCAATTCTTGATGTGGGGTGCGGATCAGGAAGCGTTGCAGTTTTCTTTGCTGAAAAAGGAAATACCGTTACGGGAATTGACCTTGTAGACAAAGCGATTGAGCGCGCCAGAGCAAAAGCGGCTGCAAAGGGCCTTAATGTGTCCTTTCAGGTCAAAGATGCATTTACCCTCATTGAAAGTGACTGGCGGTTCCCCAGCATTATTGACAGTGGTTTGTTCCACGTTTTCGCTCGTGATTTGGAACGGCAGCGCCTGTATGTCGAAGCACTCGCGCACGTCATCGAGCCGGGCGGGACGCTCTACCTACTGGCGGCGAAAGATCAGCCGGAAGGTAGTATCGCTCTTTCCGGTTACAGTCACGATGAACTCGTGGATGCTTTTTCAGAAGGATGGAAATTTGAATCAATCAAAGAATTTATGGCAGAAGTTACTCCGGAAATAGCAGAGAAACACCCTGATGTAGAATGGTCTACCTGGTTTGCCGTCATCAAACGTCGCGTATAA
- a CDS encoding recombinase family protein has protein sequence MLLGYARVSKANDQQTAPQIRALKDAGCQKIFEESASGGRWDRPELHRLLGQLREGDTLVVWKLDRLSRSLKDLLMILEKVEAAGAKFRSLTEAVDTSGPAGRMVMQMLGAFAEFERAMIRERTRAGLKEARAKGRIPGRKPRLTAAQEKEIVDAVTSGRKVAADMARLFKIHPSTISRLLARARAGS, from the coding sequence ATGCTCCTTGGCTACGCCCGCGTCTCCAAAGCCAACGACCAGCAGACAGCGCCCCAAATCCGGGCGCTGAAGGATGCCGGTTGTCAAAAAATATTTGAAGAATCCGCCTCGGGTGGCCGCTGGGATCGGCCCGAACTTCACCGGCTGCTTGGGCAATTGCGCGAAGGCGATACGCTTGTTGTCTGGAAGCTCGACCGCCTGTCCCGCTCGCTCAAGGATTTGTTGATGATCCTCGAAAAGGTCGAAGCCGCCGGGGCGAAGTTCCGCTCTTTGACCGAGGCCGTCGATACCTCAGGACCGGCCGGTCGGATGGTCATGCAGATGCTTGGGGCCTTCGCGGAGTTCGAACGCGCCATGATCCGGGAGCGCACCAGGGCCGGGTTGAAGGAGGCCCGCGCCAAGGGCCGCATTCCAGGCAGGAAGCCACGGCTCACAGCCGCACAAGAGAAGGAAATCGTGGACGCCGTGACGTCCGGCCGGAAGGTGGCGGCGGACATGGCCCGCCTGTTCAAAATTCATCCCTCAACCATATCGCGTTTGCTTGCACGGGCGCGTGCCGGGAGCTGA
- a CDS encoding CHC2 zinc finger domain-containing protein — protein MNKMINDIKSIPIKEVALKLGIKVKGNKANCFGGHDNKTPSLSFTPGKNLWHCFGCGLGGNNIDLVEKSLRCTFKQSLQWFATNFGINIFNFRKTHDKLYNRQKVAVRQGIKKATAEVDTYKADLELYEWIIKKLELSPEGENYLRERGLKEETISYFKLCDIVSPNKLFMEAVKAWGLERLHKAGLTRINRNKTHSFIWWGHNIIIPFMSNGHVTYIQARRLEQGGPKYINISNIQKPMFNLDILRKLKPGSRVYICEGVFDCIVGWQFKLNTVGILGVGSFKDEWVDLFANFNIVIIPDADEAGEAFGLKVQKVFAKMAKVIQIVKLPNGSDLNDFLTEKHRR, from the coding sequence ATGAATAAAATGATTAATGATATAAAAAGCATACCAATAAAAGAAGTAGCCTTGAAACTAGGGATAAAGGTTAAAGGGAATAAGGCGAATTGTTTTGGGGGACATGACAACAAAACGCCAAGTTTAAGTTTCACTCCAGGTAAAAATTTATGGCATTGTTTTGGTTGTGGGCTAGGAGGAAACAATATAGACTTAGTAGAAAAATCTCTTCGATGTACCTTCAAGCAATCACTGCAGTGGTTTGCAACAAATTTTGGAATAAACATTTTTAACTTCCGAAAAACACATGATAAATTGTATAATCGACAAAAAGTGGCCGTACGTCAAGGAATAAAAAAAGCAACGGCAGAGGTTGATACATATAAAGCTGATCTTGAATTATACGAATGGATTATCAAAAAACTTGAACTTTCGCCAGAAGGAGAAAATTATCTTCGGGAAAGAGGCCTAAAAGAAGAGACTATAAGTTACTTTAAGTTGTGCGACATAGTAAGTCCAAATAAATTATTTATGGAAGCAGTTAAAGCATGGGGTCTTGAGCGACTGCACAAAGCTGGTCTCACGCGCATTAATCGGAACAAAACACATTCATTTATTTGGTGGGGGCATAATATTATAATTCCTTTTATGTCAAATGGGCACGTGACCTACATCCAAGCAAGGCGTCTTGAACAAGGTGGTCCAAAGTACATAAATATTTCAAATATTCAAAAACCAATGTTTAACTTAGATATATTGAGAAAACTCAAGCCGGGGTCGCGTGTTTATATATGCGAAGGGGTTTTTGATTGCATCGTTGGATGGCAATTTAAATTAAATACTGTCGGGATACTTGGAGTAGGTAGTTTCAAAGATGAATGGGTGGACCTTTTTGCTAACTTTAATATAGTAATAATTCCTGATGCGGACGAAGCAGGTGAAGCGTTTGGGCTCAAGGTTCAGAAAGTCTTTGCAAAAATGGCTAAAGTCATACAAATTGTTAAGCTTCCAAATGGAAGCGATCTAAACGATTTTCTCACCGAAAAACATAGGCGCTAA
- a CDS encoding RNA-directed DNA polymerase has product MDFNSQLLLPENFYWAWEKAKKMYMHFDAWHNELELAKFEGNLSNNLHSIEKDFSLKTYTTKPIIPMAHPKKVDADGNKQLRQYFDISIRDQVAWIAYINVVGPWIDRIMPAWSYGHRLFRSVWFDQEQEGSHLKFGNYRHSSGQLYRKFQQSWPIYRRHIYLTIKAMTKGKKPWSEINDLDPEESQILTTEKKLSENYKLGYLKDGYWPGGVKELYWASIDLKKFYPNINLKVISKNITDNLKGKLPPDMGLLLDGLLNFKIKHVEYTEPELIEIGLSKRHDQFFGLPTGLFVSGFLANIAMLSVDQIIMEKLESKKIAHFRFVDDHVFIASDFNELLTWIQEYKNILALENIGAEINLEKTEPEELGKVLNNISSGCGIDINNLNNAMDAASKKTRLDPFFPSPLMTKTLAVVSNIAKTKFDLLHPTEQDHLFNDLEHLLVTDFPNAEIREGTRISFAASMISRFAPRRLYPSIETANAAKILSSFKTIYKNSCERKEIDIEKKNELNIKIETLQLKYKKCEDDDNRRIDKEIYRISSLLSKAIRDHPEKLRLWEKTLKFCANTGHELTFIENELNKIRSECKLTAAYIAAYIHLIIARQMFISVKTMVSEERSIIQKKFAESYILNAIKFLNSTKDTCCYYYEKISFNLAQCAFCSVLVIVNGSPGMFSQSFALKIQGLVEQLGLNLYCTEPYQWVDATSYQLSTWHWWIESLASGPLSTVPSPTWYYFINVVEDIDATSWSLISKYPYNIPEKLVPKIEEVILSRKNKSAVDYGWIYDFIKSRPKNSSIYTKNKHPPKINYVLKSLCKDVDFVTLDDWLVSFQNDNNRSIFDPRYSEWTYLEIIRQICGILSSFETISNRKTALTHIHPSNYKIPKAWGCSGGQLNSWEAWRNIAHSHKIVLRKDNLIHDERLTPSWIKGHLKDTEWAPVRGLGMLLLGMVCGTFRWPSSWNPRGFQRAQSYLAKQYIRSCPVSSWTSAILSSCLLPRSRETFLLSPIFNEMKNDDDTTIDPPPISNIGDLSRFVTKAQNVLVKYQVAVSNHQPRQLIPVKLSQMTRDNWNKELTDD; this is encoded by the coding sequence ATGGACTTTAATTCTCAACTACTATTGCCAGAAAACTTCTATTGGGCGTGGGAAAAAGCAAAAAAAATGTATATGCATTTTGATGCTTGGCATAACGAACTTGAATTGGCAAAATTTGAAGGTAATCTATCAAATAATCTACATTCTATCGAAAAAGATTTTTCTTTAAAAACTTATACTACAAAGCCAATTATTCCTATGGCGCACCCTAAGAAAGTGGACGCCGATGGAAATAAACAACTTAGACAATATTTTGATATATCAATAAGAGATCAGGTTGCATGGATAGCTTATATCAACGTTGTTGGGCCATGGATTGACAGAATAATGCCTGCCTGGAGTTATGGCCATAGGCTATTTAGATCTGTATGGTTTGACCAAGAACAGGAAGGTAGCCATTTAAAATTCGGTAACTATAGACATTCCTCTGGACAACTTTATCGAAAGTTTCAGCAAAGCTGGCCCATATATAGGCGACATATTTATTTGACAATTAAAGCAATGACAAAAGGGAAGAAACCCTGGAGTGAGATAAACGATCTGGATCCCGAGGAAAGCCAAATACTAACAACTGAAAAAAAACTCTCCGAAAATTATAAGTTAGGCTACCTAAAAGATGGATATTGGCCAGGAGGGGTTAAGGAGCTTTACTGGGCAAGCATTGATCTAAAGAAGTTTTACCCCAACATCAATTTAAAAGTGATATCTAAAAATATTACAGATAATTTAAAGGGAAAATTGCCGCCCGATATGGGGTTATTGCTTGATGGGTTATTAAATTTTAAGATTAAACATGTTGAATACACCGAGCCTGAATTGATTGAAATAGGCCTTTCTAAAAGGCATGACCAATTTTTTGGACTTCCGACAGGTTTATTTGTTTCGGGGTTTTTGGCCAATATTGCCATGCTATCTGTTGATCAGATAATAATGGAAAAACTTGAAAGTAAAAAAATAGCTCATTTTAGATTTGTTGATGATCATGTTTTTATTGCCTCTGACTTCAATGAGCTATTGACATGGATACAAGAGTACAAAAATATCCTCGCACTAGAAAATATAGGTGCCGAGATTAATCTGGAAAAAACTGAGCCTGAAGAACTTGGAAAAGTACTCAATAATATTTCTAGTGGGTGTGGTATTGATATAAATAATTTAAACAATGCTATGGATGCTGCATCAAAAAAAACCAGACTTGATCCTTTTTTCCCCTCGCCATTAATGACTAAAACTCTTGCTGTTGTGTCTAATATAGCTAAAACAAAGTTCGACCTGTTACACCCTACTGAACAAGATCATTTATTTAATGACTTGGAGCATCTGCTTGTGACAGATTTTCCAAATGCTGAAATACGTGAAGGGACCAGAATATCTTTTGCTGCGTCAATGATTTCTAGATTTGCTCCTAGACGTCTATATCCATCTATTGAGACTGCTAATGCTGCAAAAATTTTGAGCAGCTTCAAGACAATTTATAAAAATTCTTGTGAAAGAAAGGAAATTGATATTGAGAAAAAAAACGAATTAAATATAAAGATAGAAACCTTGCAGCTTAAATATAAAAAGTGCGAAGACGATGACAATAGAAGAATTGATAAAGAAATATACAGAATTTCATCTTTGTTAAGTAAAGCAATCCGTGACCATCCAGAAAAATTACGCCTCTGGGAAAAGACTTTAAAGTTTTGTGCCAATACCGGGCATGAATTAACTTTTATTGAAAATGAACTAAATAAAATTAGGTCTGAATGTAAGTTGACTGCTGCATACATTGCAGCATACATTCATTTAATTATTGCAAGACAAATGTTCATAAGCGTTAAAACAATGGTTTCAGAAGAAAGATCAATAATACAAAAAAAATTTGCTGAAAGCTACATACTTAATGCTATAAAATTTTTAAATTCGACGAAAGATACCTGCTGCTATTATTACGAAAAAATTTCATTTAACCTTGCCCAGTGCGCTTTTTGTTCTGTATTAGTCATTGTTAATGGTTCCCCTGGCATGTTTTCTCAATCATTTGCGCTAAAAATTCAAGGATTAGTAGAACAGCTTGGGTTAAATTTATATTGTACTGAACCGTATCAGTGGGTTGATGCGACAAGTTACCAATTATCGACTTGGCATTGGTGGATTGAGTCGTTGGCATCAGGGCCCTTGTCAACCGTACCAAGTCCTACTTGGTACTATTTCATTAACGTTGTGGAAGATATAGACGCTACATCATGGTCCTTAATCTCTAAATACCCTTACAACATTCCTGAAAAATTAGTACCTAAAATTGAAGAGGTGATTCTCAGTAGAAAAAATAAGTCAGCCGTGGACTATGGCTGGATATATGATTTCATTAAATCTAGACCAAAAAACAGTTCTATATATACAAAAAATAAACACCCTCCTAAAATTAATTATGTTCTTAAGTCTCTTTGCAAGGATGTTGACTTTGTCACTCTCGATGATTGGTTAGTGTCTTTTCAAAATGATAATAATAGATCTATCTTTGACCCCAGATATTCAGAGTGGACGTACCTTGAAATTATACGTCAGATTTGCGGTATACTTTCATCATTTGAAACAATTTCCAATCGTAAGACAGCATTAACACATATACATCCGTCAAATTATAAAATTCCTAAAGCTTGGGGATGTTCTGGTGGGCAACTAAATTCTTGGGAGGCTTGGCGAAATATCGCGCATTCACATAAGATTGTTTTAAGAAAAGATAATTTAATACATGATGAGCGGCTTACACCTTCATGGATAAAAGGACATCTTAAGGATACAGAGTGGGCACCTGTTAGAGGCTTAGGAATGCTTTTATTGGGAATGGTCTGTGGAACATTTAGATGGCCTTCCTCATGGAATCCAAGAGGCTTTCAGAGGGCTCAGTCTTATCTTGCAAAACAATATATAAGGTCATGCCCGGTATCCTCATGGACTAGCGCGATTTTATCTTCATGCCTATTGCCCCGTTCGCGCGAAACATTTCTTTTGTCTCCAATATTTAATGAAATGAAAAACGACGACGACACAACAATTGACCCACCCCCAATTTCTAATATTGGCGATCTTTCTAGGTTTGTAACAAAGGCTCAAAATGTTCTTGTTAAATACCAGGTAGCTGTTTCAAATCATCAGCCTCGCCAACTTATCCCTGTAAAACTTTCCCAGATGACGAGAGATAACTGGAATAAGGAATTAACGGATGACTAA
- a CDS encoding ISL3 family transposase, translating to MRTEDIFALGLGLTPPWQIVSQRLDIEKVPHELHLTLGSVRGASHPCPQCGRMCKPHDYQEFTWRHLNFFQHYCYLTARVPRVDCPDHGTRRVTVPWARPGSSFTLLFEQVVMTLAREMPVATIASFVGTTDKRLCRVINHYVAEAMNRIDLSALEAFGLDETACRRGHRYVTVFIHLGREERPVVFATEGKGKETVKRFRDHLRSHGGHPERVLEVVSDMSGSFVAAVKEHFPQAEVTVDWFHVVQLFTMAVDAVRKAEARERALPVGTRWGVLKGRETAKTQPQAEALRELETEAFATGVAYRVKEQLRWIRRAETSQAARWRSTNFLNYVRDKIEGEPLLAPVAKAIRTFEKHLERILARWQSWHTNARLEGLNGLFQAARARARGYRNVANFITMIYLIAAPIGDLIKK from the coding sequence ATGCGCACAGAGGACATCTTCGCTCTTGGCCTGGGGCTGACACCGCCCTGGCAGATCGTCAGTCAGCGGCTCGACATCGAGAAGGTGCCGCACGAGCTCCACTTGACGCTTGGCTCCGTCCGGGGCGCCAGCCATCCCTGTCCCCAGTGCGGTCGGATGTGCAAGCCCCATGACTACCAGGAGTTCACTTGGCGCCACCTCAATTTCTTTCAGCATTACTGCTATCTGACCGCGCGGGTGCCGCGAGTCGATTGCCCTGACCATGGCACCCGCCGAGTCACCGTCCCCTGGGCGCGGCCCGGCAGCAGCTTCACCCTGCTTTTCGAGCAGGTGGTCATGACCTTGGCCAGGGAGATGCCGGTAGCCACGATCGCCTCCTTTGTCGGCACCACCGACAAGCGCCTGTGTCGGGTCATCAACCACTACGTGGCCGAGGCCATGAACCGTATAGACCTCAGCGCGCTCGAGGCGTTCGGCCTGGACGAGACCGCCTGCCGGCGTGGCCATCGCTATGTGACCGTCTTCATTCATCTGGGTCGCGAGGAGCGGCCAGTGGTCTTCGCCACTGAGGGCAAGGGGAAGGAAACGGTAAAGCGTTTCCGGGATCACCTGCGAAGCCACGGCGGCCATCCGGAACGCGTGCTCGAAGTCGTTAGCGACATGTCCGGCAGCTTTGTGGCGGCGGTCAAGGAGCACTTCCCCCAGGCCGAGGTGACCGTGGACTGGTTTCATGTTGTCCAGCTTTTCACCATGGCCGTGGATGCGGTGCGAAAGGCTGAAGCGCGGGAGCGGGCGCTGCCGGTGGGGACGCGCTGGGGCGTGCTCAAGGGCCGCGAGACGGCCAAGACGCAACCGCAAGCCGAGGCCTTGCGGGAACTTGAGACGGAAGCTTTCGCTACAGGCGTCGCCTATCGCGTCAAGGAGCAGCTTCGCTGGATTCGCCGGGCCGAGACCAGCCAGGCCGCGCGGTGGCGTTCGACCAATTTCCTGAACTACGTCCGGGACAAGATCGAAGGCGAACCGCTCCTTGCCCCGGTGGCCAAGGCAATTCGGACCTTCGAAAAGCACCTCGAGCGCATCCTGGCCAGGTGGCAATCCTGGCACACCAACGCTCGCCTCGAAGGCCTAAACGGCCTCTTCCAGGCGGCAAGGGCCAGAGCCAGGGGCTACCGGAACGTCGCCAACTTCATCACCATGATCTACTTGATTGCCGCTCCGATCGGCGATCTCATCAAAAAGTAA
- the traI gene encoding TraI/MobA(P) family conjugative relaxase: MISRHISSKVENDDYRRLARYIRAANLGDEKSLMSWCAGCWAEDDYELAIQEVTDTQDLNTRSAKEKTYHLIVSFRPEDEAKLTPETLKEIELEFAKALGFEEHQRHCGVHKNTNNLHMHVAYNMIHPEKLARHEPYRDYYLRDHVCRELEKRFGLAIDNGRTMENAGPKLTPVAATVEAQTGQQSFDGYVKERREPILETLGQAAGWQQVHAAFARYGLEIKPHGNGLAIKDRNGKHAIKASSLDRSLSMMNLVRRFGAYAPPDRAKTHSPGDERYTAKPVQREPNRGALYEEYQAGIGTRKVALGDLTNRAHAELEAVRTRWDQERQKISREFYGRHRFELLKIARLHEAEHRLKVRKRINAERETVRQETPYSNWTNFLRCKAGQGNEVALAILRSKAQLVEPESETSRRGQREDIQEKWLKEQLEIMTFVGVSSRARRGLLAVTKAGELAEMETSNLNRKRLFSGFTSSIDTKGTVFLRLASGGMIRDTGKQIIFSTDEITREAALLYAKAKWGRSISLADNIVSYFKRDQAVEINH, translated from the coding sequence ATGATTAGTCGTCACATTTCAAGCAAAGTCGAAAATGATGATTACCGACGGTTGGCTCGCTACATCAGGGCGGCCAACCTTGGTGACGAGAAATCACTCATGAGCTGGTGCGCCGGCTGCTGGGCCGAAGATGATTATGAGCTGGCCATCCAGGAGGTCACGGACACCCAGGACCTGAACACGAGATCCGCCAAAGAGAAGACTTACCACCTCATTGTGAGCTTTCGGCCCGAGGACGAGGCTAAACTCACACCGGAGACACTTAAGGAGATCGAACTCGAGTTCGCCAAGGCCCTGGGATTCGAGGAGCACCAACGGCATTGCGGGGTGCACAAAAACACCAACAATCTGCACATGCACGTAGCCTACAACATGATCCACCCGGAGAAGCTGGCCCGGCATGAGCCCTACCGCGATTACTACCTCCGGGATCACGTCTGCCGCGAATTGGAAAAGCGCTTCGGCCTAGCCATCGATAATGGCCGCACCATGGAAAACGCGGGCCCGAAGCTGACGCCCGTGGCGGCCACGGTTGAGGCCCAGACGGGGCAACAGTCCTTTGACGGCTACGTCAAGGAGCGGAGGGAACCAATCCTTGAGACCCTAGGGCAGGCCGCTGGATGGCAGCAGGTTCATGCTGCCTTTGCCCGGTACGGCCTGGAGATCAAGCCACACGGCAACGGCTTGGCCATCAAAGATCGCAACGGCAAGCACGCCATCAAGGCCAGTAGCTTGGATCGATCCTTGTCCATGATGAACCTGGTCCGGCGGTTTGGAGCCTACGCCCCACCCGACCGGGCGAAGACACACTCTCCCGGGGATGAGCGGTACACGGCCAAGCCTGTACAGCGCGAGCCCAATCGGGGCGCTCTCTATGAGGAATATCAAGCCGGGATCGGCACTCGAAAAGTAGCCCTGGGGGACCTTACCAACCGAGCCCATGCGGAGCTTGAAGCCGTCCGAACGAGGTGGGACCAGGAACGCCAAAAAATTTCCCGAGAATTTTACGGGCGCCATCGGTTTGAGCTCCTTAAGATAGCGCGCCTACATGAGGCGGAGCACAGGCTCAAGGTTCGAAAACGGATCAATGCGGAACGGGAAACGGTCAGACAGGAAACGCCCTATTCGAACTGGACGAATTTTTTGAGATGCAAAGCTGGACAAGGCAATGAAGTGGCCCTGGCCATCCTTCGGTCGAAGGCTCAGCTGGTTGAACCTGAGAGCGAAACTTCACGCCGTGGACAGCGGGAAGACATCCAGGAGAAATGGCTCAAAGAGCAACTGGAGATCATGACTTTCGTCGGCGTGAGCTCGCGGGCACGTCGAGGCCTCCTTGCCGTGACGAAGGCCGGTGAGCTTGCCGAGATGGAGACTTCGAACCTGAATAGGAAGCGCTTATTCTCAGGCTTCACGAGTTCGATTGATACTAAAGGGACCGTATTCCTCAGATTGGCCAGTGGCGGGATGATACGCGACACAGGAAAACAAATCATTTTCTCGACTGATGAAATTACCCGTGAGGCAGCTTTGCTTTATGCAAAAGCCAAGTGGGGAAGGAGTATCAGCTTAGCTGACAATATTGTCAGCTATTTCAAGAGGGATCAAGCAGTTGAGATCAATCACTAA
- a CDS encoding plasmid mobilization protein has protein sequence MSLYDNFLHVDIKRPNTDKGSGGRTGKVQVPYVLPCGALLIRLRLNARTGMKMPSKKPALWAYVTIEEHAEIQANAKRAGLSCSTYIKRVCLGLPTPSLEKQQYRLELLKINADLGRLGGLFKLCLSEKETPLDSLHPQVRHVLREIEARQREMKALILRI, from the coding sequence TTGTCACTATACGACAATTTTTTACATGTTGACATAAAACGTCCAAACACTGACAAAGGCAGCGGAGGCAGGACAGGTAAGGTACAAGTACCTTACGTCCTGCCCTGCGGGGCTTTGCTTATTCGCCTGCGGCTCAACGCTAGAACCGGGATGAAAATGCCATCGAAAAAACCTGCACTTTGGGCATACGTGACCATTGAGGAGCACGCTGAGATTCAGGCGAATGCCAAACGCGCCGGCTTATCATGCTCAACCTATATTAAACGGGTTTGTCTGGGCCTGCCGACACCGAGCCTTGAGAAGCAGCAATATCGGCTTGAACTACTCAAGATCAATGCTGATCTCGGCAGACTCGGTGGACTTTTCAAGCTGTGCCTTTCCGAGAAGGAAACTCCTCTTGACTCATTACACCCACAGGTACGCCACGTGCTCAGGGAGATCGAAGCCCGGCAGCGGGAAATGAAAGCTCTTATTTTAAGAATTTGA